Proteins encoded in a region of the Paucibacter sediminis genome:
- a CDS encoding acetyl-CoA hydrolase/transferase C-terminal domain-containing protein: MDMQTLTELEAAVDAVLERIPGEIVLAIPLGLGKPNPWVNALYRRIAATPARRLKIFTALSLERPVGKSELEQHFLGPLLERVFGDYPDLDYVKAARAQALPPNIEVHEFFFKTGDYLNNDASQQGFVCTNYSFVARDMMAQGVNVIAQAVALRENAAGGLQLSMSCNPDVTQELIERMAAAGRPLLKVAVVNERLPFMAGTALWPLDRVDLLLRCPAANHELFGPPNASISWADYAIGLHASSLVLDGGTLQIGIGSLGDAVAQGLIVRDRQPEAYRSILGALCADGAEGLAGRELGGFAQGLYGCSEMFVNGFMRLIDAGLIRREVYDDADLQELANAGRVGTRPDLAVLRALAERGRIAAELTAPDIAYLEQLGALQPGRVPAGTALDDGRVAAALGERWLHATIMHGGFFLGPRDFYQRLRELPEAQRERISMTRIAYINQLYGDALGCERLKRAQRRDARLFNTTMKLTLLGAASSDGLDSGQMVSGVGGQYNFVAMGHALPDARSILMLRATHENQHGLTSSIVWSYGNITIPRHLRDIAITEYGVADLRGQTDGEIVKRLLAIADSRFQDQLIAEAKAHGKLEADYQLPERYRNNRPEMLREKLRPWRNEGVLPDFPFGTDLSEDEITIVRALKKLKHASQHPLQLLPMILKSLTGERPVPPAYLERLGLDQASSFKDLFIRRLFAANL; this comes from the coding sequence GTCGCATCGCTGCCACACCGGCGCGGCGGCTCAAGATCTTCACCGCGCTCTCGCTGGAACGGCCGGTGGGCAAGTCGGAGCTGGAGCAGCATTTCCTGGGGCCCCTGCTGGAGCGCGTGTTCGGCGACTACCCCGACCTCGACTATGTGAAGGCGGCGCGCGCCCAGGCCCTGCCGCCGAACATCGAGGTGCACGAGTTCTTCTTCAAGACCGGTGACTACCTCAACAACGACGCGTCACAGCAGGGCTTCGTCTGCACCAACTACAGCTTCGTGGCGCGCGACATGATGGCCCAGGGCGTGAACGTGATCGCCCAGGCGGTGGCGCTGCGCGAGAACGCCGCCGGCGGGCTGCAGCTCTCGATGTCCTGCAACCCCGACGTGACCCAGGAGCTGATCGAGCGCATGGCGGCCGCCGGCCGGCCGCTGCTGAAGGTGGCGGTGGTGAACGAGCGCCTGCCCTTCATGGCCGGCACGGCGCTGTGGCCGCTCGATCGGGTGGACCTGCTGCTGCGCTGCCCCGCGGCCAACCATGAACTGTTCGGCCCGCCGAATGCCTCCATCAGCTGGGCCGACTACGCCATCGGCCTGCATGCCTCCAGCCTGGTACTGGACGGCGGCACGCTGCAGATCGGCATCGGCTCGCTGGGCGACGCGGTGGCGCAGGGCCTGATCGTGCGTGACCGCCAGCCCGAGGCCTATCGCAGCATCCTCGGCGCGCTTTGCGCCGACGGCGCCGAGGGGCTGGCGGGTCGCGAGCTGGGCGGCTTTGCCCAGGGCCTCTACGGCTGCTCGGAAATGTTCGTCAACGGCTTCATGCGCCTGATCGACGCCGGCCTGATACGCCGCGAGGTCTACGACGACGCCGACCTGCAGGAGCTGGCCAACGCCGGCCGCGTGGGCACGCGCCCCGACCTGGCGGTGCTGCGGGCGCTGGCCGAGCGCGGCCGCATCGCCGCAGAGCTAACGGCGCCAGATATCGCCTACCTGGAGCAACTCGGCGCGCTGCAGCCCGGCCGCGTGCCGGCGGGCACGGCGCTGGACGACGGCCGCGTTGCCGCGGCGCTGGGCGAACGCTGGCTGCATGCCACCATCATGCATGGCGGCTTCTTCCTGGGCCCGCGCGACTTTTATCAGCGCCTGCGCGAGCTGCCCGAGGCGCAGCGCGAGCGCATCTCGATGACCCGCATCGCCTACATCAACCAGCTCTATGGCGATGCGCTGGGCTGCGAGCGCCTCAAGCGTGCCCAGCGCCGCGATGCGCGCCTCTTCAACACCACCATGAAGCTGACCCTCTTGGGCGCGGCCTCGTCGGACGGGCTGGACTCGGGCCAGATGGTGTCGGGCGTGGGCGGCCAGTACAACTTCGTCGCGATGGGCCATGCGCTGCCGGATGCGCGTTCCATCCTGATGCTGCGTGCCACGCATGAGAACCAGCATGGCCTCACCAGCTCGATCGTCTGGAGCTACGGCAACATCACCATCCCGCGCCATCTGCGCGACATCGCCATCACCGAGTACGGCGTGGCCGATCTGCGCGGCCAGACCGATGGCGAGATCGTGAAACGCCTGCTGGCAATCGCCGACTCGCGCTTCCAGGACCAACTCATCGCCGAGGCCAAGGCGCATGGCAAGCTGGAGGCCGACTACCAGCTGCCCGAGCGCTACCGCAACAACCGGCCCGAGATGCTGCGCGAGAAGCTGCGACCCTGGCGCAACGAGGGCGTGCTGCCCGACTTCCCCTTCGGCACCGATCTCAGCGAGGACGAGATCACCATCGTGCGCGCGCTCAAGAAGCTCAAGCATGCCAGCCAGCATCCGCTACAGCTGTTGCCGATGATTCTCAAGAGCCTCACAGGCGAGCGGCCGGTGCCGCCCGCCTACCTGGAGCGGCTGGGGCTGGACCAGGCATCGAGCTTCAAGGATCTGTTCATTCGCAGGCTGTTTGCGGCGAATTTGTGA